TTCAATTTCTTAAGCATGTCCAGCGTCGGCTGCATAAAGTCGGAACGCTCTTTATCCAGAATCGCTTGCAGACGGTCACGATCCTCCTCGGCCTTATCCAACAGTTCCCGCGGCACCAGACTGCCTTTAGCGATTGCCCGAAGCAGTGCAATAACTACGATCATCAAAATAAACGCCACGATATAAGCAAGCCCGTATTTGTCCGCAAGCGGCAGCAGCTTTTCCAACTGTGCAATGTCTTCCTGTTTCATTCTCTCATCCCTTTCTTTATTTCATGTAAAATTCCGTTAACTGGGATTCGAAGATCAAGTTCAGGTGAGAAAAATCGATTCGTTACAGGATCACTCCTTTATTCGGTATTCCTGAAATCTCTTTCAGATACGATAGGAAATGTGATAAAATGGATTTTGTTCGTATTATGTTCGTGTTTTTTATAATATACTATTCCAGCTTCATTTTCGTAAAATCCGGTTTAGGGCCATTTTGAGCCAGCTATAATACATTAACGCCCATTTCCTTGTCTTATGGCAATAAAATCGATACATTATTTACCTTTTGGCAAATTTGATTTATAGTAACATCAACAGCATTTGCAAAAATAAGGAGTGTTCGAGATGGAACAAGATTTTGGATTGTTTTTAAAACGGCTGCGCGAGAGTAAAGGCCTGACCCTAAGCCAGCTAGCTTCAGGCGCCGGAATCAGCGGTTCACAAATATCACGGATCGAAAATGGCCTTCGCGGCGTACCCAAGCCGGCAACCCTCCGTAAAATTGCAGAAGCTATGGATGTACCCTATGAAGAACTTATGGAACACGCCGGGTATTTACGTGAAAATGAGCAAATGGCTGAGTCAATACCGGAATGGGCTACCGGCAAAGACAAACGCGATTTCAAAAGAATGCTGGAAGATGACGGGGAGCTCATGTTTGATGGGATTCCGCTCAACAAAGAGGACAAGCAAAGAATAAAAGACGTGCTGACAGGCTTATTCTGGGAAGCCAAACAGATGAATAAACGAAATCCTGCTTACAAAAAAGGTAAATCGGAAGATTAGCACCCTGACAACAATAATTATGCAGCAGGTGAAAAGAATGGATGAACTGATCGATAAACTAATTAAAAAATATAAAACCAACTGCCCGTTTGCAATATGTCGGGCTCTCGGCATCCATGTCCGATTTATGGATCTGGGCGGGGGAACCAAGGGGTTATATTACCGTAAGCTGCGAAGAAGATTTATCGTCATTCATAATGGACTGTCTCTGGAATGGCAGCGATTTGTTTGCGCTCATGAACTGGGTCATGACCGGCTGCATAAAGGGATTAACCGTTTCTTTTTAGAGGAGAATTCCTATTTTGCCCCGGGAAAGCTGGAACGACAGGCCAATCGTTTTGCGGCTCTTTTGCTCAGCGCCGCTGCACATCCCGAACAAGATGAATCGTTGGAAAGCTATTATTTGCGTTTAGGTATACCGCCGGAGGTCGGCTTTTTTTTGGACCATTAATCCAAACATACATTCGCTTTTATATATAGTGTTAAAATCCCATGATGTTAACATTCCTCTGTTATTTACGTTTCCGCAAAAAGGCTCAGAAACACAAAAAAACCCTTACTACAGTAAGAGTATCTGTTTAATATAAGATTGTTTATGCTGCCATTAATAAAATGGAGCGGGTGATGGGAATCGAACCCACGCTATCAGCTTGGAAGGCTGAAGTTCTACCATTGAACTACACCCGCAAAGGTGAAAATCGGGATGACACGATTCGAACATGCGACCCCCTGGTCCCAAACCAGGTGCTCTACCAAGCTGAGCTACATCCCGTTAGTATAAAATGGCGCGCCCTGAGAGATTCGAACTCCCGGCCTTTTGATTCGTAGTCAAACGCTCTATCCAGCTGAGCTAAGGGCGCAAAATATGGAGCGGACGACGGGAATCGAACCCGCGACCCTCGCCTTGGCAAGGCGATGCTCTACCGCTGAGCCACGTCCGCAATAAATATGGTGCGCGTGGAGGGACTTGAACCCCCACGTCAAAGACGCTAGATCCTAAGTCTAGTGCGTCTGCCAATTCCGCCACACGCGCAGATACTTCTAAAGTGAGCCATGAAGGATTCGAACCTTCGACACCCTGATTAAAAGTCAGGTGCTCTACCAACTGAGCTAATGGCTCATATCAATGGCTGGGGATATAGGATTCGAACCTATGCATGACGGAGTCAAAGTCCGTTGCCTTACCGCTTGGCTAATCCCCAATAGTGAACACCTATATAATACCATATTAATCTAGAATATAAGAAATATATGGTGGAGGCTGAGGGGATCGAACCCCCGACCCTCTGCTTGTAAGGCAGATGCTCTCCCAGCTGAGCTAAGCCTCCCTATTTATGGCAATCTTCTTGAGGTAATACAAGCCTCCGGAATTTTCATCCCTGAGAACAAAGAAGTAATGGTGACCCGTAGGGGATTCGAACCCCTGTTACCTCCGTGAAAGGGAGGTGTCTTAACCCCTTGACCAACGGGCCTCAATGAAATGGAGCTCTCAACCGGGATCGAACCGGTGACCTCATCCTTACCATGGATGCACTCTACCTACTGAGCTATGAGAGCATGGCTCCCCGAACAGGACTCGAACCTGTGACAACTCGATTAACAGTCGAGTGCTCTACCAACTGAGCTATCAGGGAATGGTTGTCCGCTTGGCGGCGTCCTACTCTCCCAGGACCCTTCGGTCCAAGTACCATCGGCGCTGGAGGGCTTAACGGTCGTGTTCGGGATGGGTACGCGTGGAACCCCTCCGCCATCGCCACCAAACGGATGTTTTCCGGTCGCTTCGCTTCCCGAATCTCTTCAGGAAAATCATCGACTACAGAAAACGCGCTACAGAGATCTTACTCCCTGAAAACTGGACCGAAACGAATCTTGCATTTTAGAAATTTGGATAAGCCCTCGACCGATTAGTATTGGTCAGCTCCATGCATTGCTGCACTTCCACCTCCAACCTATCTACCTCGTCGTCTTCAAGGGGTCTTACTAAATTGGGAAATCTCATCTTGAGGGGGGCTTCACGCTTAGATGCTTTCAGCGCTTATCCCGTCCGTACGTAGCTACCCAGCCATGCTCCTGGCGGAACAACTGGTGCACCAGCGGTACGTCCATCCCGGTCCTCTCGTACTAAGGACAGCTCCTCTCAAATTTCCTACGCCCACGACAGATAGGGACCGAACTGTCTCACGACGTTCTGAACCCAGCTCGCGTACCGCTTTAATGGGCGAACAGCCCAACCCTTGGGACCTACTTCAGCCCCAGGATGCGATGAGCCGACATCGAGGTGCCAAACCTCCCCGTCGATGTGGACTCTTGGGGGAGATAAGCCTGTTATCCCCAGGGTAGCTTTTATCCGTTGAGCGATGGCCCTTCCATGCGGTACCACCGGATCACTAAGCCCGACTTTCGTCCCTGCTCGACTTGTTGGTCTCGCAGTCAAGCTCCCTTCTGCCTTTGCACTCTTCGAATGATTTCCAACCATTCTGAGGGAACCTTGGGACGCCTCCGTTACGCTTTAGGAGGCGACCGCCCCAGTCAAACTGCCCGCCTGACACGGTCCCCGCACCCGTTTAGGGTGCCAGGTTAGAACCTAGATACGATCAGGGTGGTATCCCAACGGCGCCTCCACCGAAGCTGGCGCTCCGGCTTCTAAGGCTCCCACCTATCCTGTACAGATCGTACCCAAGTTCAATATCAAGCTGCAGTAAAGCTCCATGGGGTCTTTCCGTCTTGTCGCGGGTAACCTGCATCTTCACAGGTATTAAAATTTCACCGGATCTCTCGTTGAGACAGCGCCCAAGTCGTTACGCCATTCGTGCGGGTCAGAATTTACCTGACAAGGAATTTCGCTACCTTAGGACCGTTATAGTTACGGCCGCCGTTTACTGGGGCTTCGGTTCACAGCTTCGGGTTACCCCTAACCGCTCCCCTTAACCTTCCAGCACCGGGCAGGCGTCAGCCCGTATACTTCGCCTTGCGGCTTCGCACAGACCTGTGTTTTTGCTAAACAGTCGCTTGGGCCTTTTCACTGCGGCCCCCTCGGGCTATTCACCCTACCGAGGCACCCCTTCTCCCGAAGTTACGGGGTCATTTTGCCGAGTTCCTTAACGAGAGTTCTTCCGCGCGCCTTAGAATTCTCTTCTCGCCTACCTGTGTCGGTTTGCGGTACGGGCACCTTCTCCTGGCTAGAGGCTTTTCTTGGCAGTGTGAGATCATGACCTTCGCTACTGTAATTTTCGCTCCCCATCACAGCCCAGCCTTAATAGTGTACGGATTTGCCTATACACCAGCCTCGCTGCTTGGACGGACATCCATCAGTCCGCGTCACTACCCTCCTGCGTCCCCCCATCGCTCATAGCGGATTACGGTGGTACAGGAATATCAACCTGTTGTCCTTCGACTACGCCTGTCGGCCTCGCCTTAGGTCCCGACTTACCCTGAGCGGACGAGCCTTCCTCAGGAAACCTTGGGCTTTCGGCGGATCAGATTCTCACTGATCTTTTCGTTACTCATACCGGCATTCTCACTTGTATGCTGTCCAGCTGTCCTTACAGTCAACCTTCAACCCACATACAACGCTCCCCTACCCCTGGATCGACTTCACTCCAGCTTCGAAGCAGATGTGTTTATCCCCGGAGTGCATTTGGCCTCAAGCCTTGATTTCAGGCTTTTCGGCAAAAATGTCTCCTTCTATAAACACCGCCTCAAAGACACAGTGAAGTCGATCCAAGCCATAGCTTCGGTGGTGTGTTTAGCCCCGTTACATTTTCGGCGCAGAGTCACTCGACCAGTGAGCTATTACGCACTCTTTCAATGGTGGCTGCTTCTAAGCCAACATCCTGGTTGTCTGTGCAACTCCACATCCTTTCCCACTTAACACACACTTGGGGACCTTAGCTGATGGTCTGGGCTGTTTCCCTTTTGACAATGGATCTTAGCACTCACTGTCTGACTCCCGGTGCATCAGTAGCTGGCATTCGGAGTTTGACTGAGCTTGGTAACCCTTGCGGGCCCCGCACCCAATCAGTGCTCTACCTCCAGTACTGTTAATCACCGAGGCTAGCCCTAAAGCTATTTCGGGGAGAACCAGCTATCTCCGAGTTCGATTGGAATTTCTCCGCTACCCCCACCTCATCCCCGCACTTTTCAACGTGCGTGGGTTCGGGCCTCCAGTGCGTGTTACCGCACC
This region of Paenibacillus sp. URB8-2 genomic DNA includes:
- a CDS encoding transcriptional regulator, producing MEQDFGLFLKRLRESKGLTLSQLASGAGISGSQISRIENGLRGVPKPATLRKIAEAMDVPYEELMEHAGYLRENEQMAESIPEWATGKDKRDFKRMLEDDGELMFDGIPLNKEDKQRIKDVLTGLFWEAKQMNKRNPAYKKGKSED
- a CDS encoding ImmA/IrrE family metallo-endopeptidase — its product is MDELIDKLIKKYKTNCPFAICRALGIHVRFMDLGGGTKGLYYRKLRRRFIVIHNGLSLEWQRFVCAHELGHDRLHKGINRFFLEENSYFAPGKLERQANRFAALLLSAAAHPEQDESLESYYLRLGIPPEVGFFLDH